A genome region from Pseudomonas sp. N3-W includes the following:
- a CDS encoding glucokinase: MKLALVGDIGGTNARFALWKNQQLESIQVLPTAEHTSPEEAIGVYLTGLGLKPGAIGSVCLSVAGPVSGDEFKFTNNHWRLSRKAFCQTLQVDQLLLVNDFSAMALGMTRLQPDEFRVVCEGTPEPLRPAVVIGPGTGLGVGTLLHLGEGRFAALPGEGGHVDLPLSSSRETQLWQHIFNEIGHVSAETALSGGGLPRVYRAICAVDGHEPQFDTPEAITAAGLAGDPVALEVLEQFCCWLGRVAGNNVLTVGGRGGVYIVGGVIPRFADFFLESGFARCFADKGCMSDYFKGIPVWLVTAPYSGLMGAGVALEQA, translated from the coding sequence TTGAAACTGGCTTTGGTCGGTGACATCGGTGGGACCAACGCACGCTTCGCGTTGTGGAAAAACCAGCAACTGGAATCGATCCAGGTGCTGCCGACGGCGGAACATACCAGTCCGGAAGAGGCCATCGGCGTCTACCTGACTGGCCTCGGCCTCAAGCCGGGCGCCATTGGCTCGGTGTGCCTGTCGGTGGCCGGGCCTGTGAGCGGTGACGAATTCAAGTTCACCAACAACCACTGGCGCCTGAGCCGCAAGGCGTTCTGCCAGACCTTGCAGGTGGACCAGTTGCTGCTGGTCAACGATTTCTCGGCGATGGCACTGGGCATGACCCGTTTGCAGCCAGACGAGTTTCGGGTGGTCTGCGAAGGCACGCCGGAGCCGTTGCGCCCGGCCGTGGTGATCGGGCCGGGCACGGGGCTGGGTGTGGGCACGTTGCTGCACCTGGGCGAAGGCCGTTTCGCGGCATTGCCGGGGGAGGGCGGTCACGTTGATTTGCCCTTGAGCAGTTCGCGTGAAACCCAGCTGTGGCAGCACATCTTCAATGAGATCGGGCATGTCAGCGCCGAGACCGCGTTGAGCGGCGGCGGGCTGCCCCGGGTTTACCGGGCGATCTGCGCGGTAGATGGTCATGAGCCGCAGTTCGACACCCCGGAAGCCATCACGGCGGCAGGGCTGGCTGGTGACCCGGTAGCGCTGGAAGTGCTGGAGCAGTTCTGCTGCTGGCTCGGCCGCGTGGCGGGCAACAACGTGCTGACGGTCGGTGGGCGCGGCGGTGTGTACATCGTCGGCGGGGTGATTCCTCGGTTTGCCGATTTCTTCCTCGAAAGCGGTTTCGCCCGGTGTTTTGCCGACAAGGGCTGCATGAGCGACTACTTCAAGGGCATTCCGGTGTGGCTGGTGACAGCGCCGTATTCCGGGCTGATGGGTGCGGGTGTGGCGCTCGAGCAGGCTTGA
- the edd gene encoding phosphogluconate dehydratase, translating to MHPRVLEVTERLIARSRATREAYLALIRGAASDGPMRGKLQCANFAHGVAGCGTEDKHSLRMMNSANIAIVSSYNDMLSAHQPYEVFPEQIKKALREIGSVGQFAGGTPAMCDGVTQGEPGMELSLPSREVIALSTAVALSHNMFDGALMLGICDKIVPGLMMGALRFGHLPTIFVPGGPMVSGISNKQKADVRQRYAEGKASREELLESEMNSYHSPGTCTFYGTANTNQLLMEVMGLHLPGASFVNPNTPLRDALTREAAHQVTRLTKQNGDFMPIGEIVDERSLVNSIVALHATGGSTNHTLHMPAIAMAAGIQLTWQDMADLSEVVPTLSHVYPNGKADINHFQAAGGMSFLIRELLEAGLLHENVNTVLGHGLSRYTVEPFLDNGELVWREGPIESLDETILRPVARAFSQEGGLRVMEGNLGRGVMKVSAVALENQIVEAPAMVFQDQQDLADAFKAGLLEKDFVAVMRFQGPRSNGMPELHKMTPFLGVLQDRGFKVALVTDGRMSGASGKIPAAIHVSPEAYVGGALARVQEGDIIRVDGVKGTLELKVDPDEFAARTPAKGLLGNNIGSGRELFGFMRMAFSSAEQGASAFTSALETLN from the coding sequence ATGCATCCCCGCGTACTTGAGGTCACCGAACGGCTTATTGCCCGCAGCCGTGCAACCCGTGAGGCATACCTTGCGCTCATTCGCGGCGCCGCCAGCGATGGCCCGATGCGCGGTAAGTTGCAATGCGCCAACTTTGCCCATGGCGTGGCCGGGTGTGGCACCGAGGACAAGCACAGCCTGCGGATGATGAACTCCGCCAACATCGCTATTGTTTCGTCTTATAACGACATGCTCTCGGCGCATCAGCCGTATGAGGTCTTTCCCGAACAAATCAAGAAAGCCCTGCGCGAGATCGGCTCCGTCGGTCAATTCGCGGGCGGCACCCCGGCCATGTGCGATGGCGTGACGCAGGGCGAGCCCGGCATGGAGCTGAGTCTGCCCAGCCGCGAAGTGATCGCGCTGTCCACCGCCGTGGCGTTGTCCCACAACATGTTCGACGGCGCGCTGATGCTGGGCATCTGCGACAAGATCGTGCCGGGCCTGATGATGGGCGCGTTGCGTTTCGGCCATCTGCCGACCATCTTTGTGCCGGGCGGGCCAATGGTTTCGGGGATTTCCAACAAGCAGAAAGCCGATGTGCGCCAGCGCTACGCCGAAGGCAAGGCCAGCCGCGAAGAGCTGTTGGAGTCGGAAATGAACTCCTACCACAGCCCCGGCACCTGCACCTTCTACGGCACCGCCAACACCAACCAGTTACTGATGGAAGTCATGGGCCTGCACTTGCCGGGTGCCTCTTTCGTCAATCCGAACACACCGTTGCGCGACGCCCTGACTCGCGAGGCGGCGCATCAGGTCACGCGTCTGACCAAGCAGAACGGCGACTTCATGCCCATCGGCGAAATCGTCGACGAGCGTTCGCTGGTCAACTCCATCGTGGCCCTGCACGCCACCGGCGGCTCGACCAACCACACGCTACACATGCCGGCCATCGCCATGGCGGCAGGCATTCAGCTGACCTGGCAGGACATGGCCGATCTGTCCGAGGTGGTGCCGACCCTTAGCCACGTCTACCCGAACGGCAAAGCTGACATCAACCATTTCCAGGCAGCAGGCGGCATGTCGTTCCTGATCCGCGAACTGCTGGAAGCGGGCCTGCTTCACGAAAACGTCAACACCGTGCTGGGTCATGGCCTGAGCCGTTACACCGTGGAGCCGTTCCTCGATAACGGCGAACTGGTATGGCGCGAAGGCCCGATCGAGAGCCTCGACGAAACGATTCTGCGTCCGGTGGCACGCGCATTCTCCCAAGAAGGTGGCCTGCGGGTGATGGAAGGTAATCTCGGTCGCGGTGTGATGAAGGTCTCGGCTGTGGCGCTGGAAAACCAGATTGTCGAGGCGCCAGCGATGGTGTTCCAGGACCAGCAGGACCTGGCCGATGCGTTCAAGGCCGGTTTGCTGGAGAAGGATTTTGTTGCCGTCATGCGCTTCCAGGGCCCGCGTTCCAACGGTATGCCGGAGCTGCACAAGATGACGCCGTTCCTCGGCGTGTTGCAGGATCGCGGCTTCAAGGTCGCACTGGTGACCGACGGGCGCATGTCCGGCGCCTCGGGGAAAATCCCGGCGGCCATTCACGTCAGTCCCGAAGCTTATGTCGGCGGCGCTTTGGCGCGGGTGCAAGAGGGCGATATCATCCGCGTCGATGGCGTCAAAGGCACCCTGGAGCTTAAGGTGGACCCTGACGAATTCGCAGCACGCACCCCGGCCAAGGGCCTGTTGGGCAATAACATTGGCAGCGGTCGCGAACTGTTCGGTTTCATGCGCATGGCTTTCAGCTCGGCAGAGCAGGGCGCCAGCGCCTTTACTTCTGCCCTGGAGACGCTTAATTGA
- the gap gene encoding type I glyceraldehyde-3-phosphate dehydrogenase, producing MTLRIAINGFGRIGRNVLRALYTQGYRQDLQIVAINDLGDSSINAHLLKYDTVHGTFDADVQHDNESLTVNGDRISVSAIRNPAELPWAAEKIDVVFECTGLFTDRAKAAAHITAGARKVIISAPAKGADATVVYGVNHDILRQSHQIISNASCTTNCLAPVAQILHRELGIESGLMTTIHAYTNDQNLTDVYHTDPYRARSATQNMIPSKTGAAEAVGLVLPELAGKLTGMAVRVPVINVSLVDLTVQLKREASADEVNALLKEASQHSKILGYNTLPLVSSDFNHNPLSSIFDANHTKVSGKLLKVLAWYDNEWGFSNRMLDNCLALCNAE from the coding sequence ATGACTCTTCGAATCGCAATCAATGGTTTTGGCCGTATCGGCCGTAACGTCCTGCGCGCACTGTATACCCAAGGCTATCGACAGGATCTGCAGATCGTCGCCATCAACGACCTGGGCGACAGCTCGATCAATGCACATCTGCTCAAGTACGACACCGTTCACGGCACATTCGACGCCGATGTTCAGCACGACAACGAAAGCCTGACCGTCAATGGCGACCGCATCTCGGTCAGCGCCATCCGCAACCCGGCGGAACTGCCCTGGGCTGCCGAGAAAATTGACGTGGTGTTCGAATGCACCGGTCTGTTCACCGACCGCGCCAAAGCCGCCGCGCATATTACCGCTGGCGCCCGCAAAGTGATTATCTCGGCCCCGGCCAAAGGCGCCGATGCCACCGTGGTTTATGGTGTCAACCACGACATTCTGCGCCAGTCGCACCAGATTATTTCCAACGCGTCGTGCACCACCAACTGCCTGGCCCCGGTGGCCCAGATACTGCACCGCGAGTTGGGCATCGAAAGCGGTCTGATGACCACCATTCATGCCTACACCAACGACCAGAACCTGACCGACGTCTATCACACCGACCCGTACCGCGCGCGTTCGGCCACCCAGAACATGATCCCGAGCAAGACCGGCGCCGCTGAAGCGGTGGGCCTGGTGCTGCCGGAACTGGCAGGCAAACTGACCGGCATGGCCGTGCGTGTGCCGGTGATCAACGTGTCACTGGTGGATTTGACCGTGCAACTCAAGCGCGAAGCGTCGGCTGATGAAGTGAATGCGCTGCTGAAGGAAGCCAGCCAGCACTCGAAAATCCTTGGCTACAACACCCTGCCGCTGGTCTCCAGCGACTTCAACCACAACCCGCTGTCGTCGATCTTCGACGCCAACCACACCAAAGTCAGCGGCAAGCTGCTCAAGGTGCTGGCCTGGTACGACAACGAATGGGGCTTCTCCAACCGCATGCTGGATAACTGCCTGGCGTTGTGTAACGCGGAATAA